The Meriones unguiculatus strain TT.TT164.6M chromosome 1, Bangor_MerUng_6.1, whole genome shotgun sequence genome has a segment encoding these proteins:
- the Ahsp gene encoding alpha-hemoglobin-stabilizing protein — protein sequence MAPFQTNKDLIATGIREFNVLLNQQVFTDPLIPEENMVTVVDDWVNLYINYYKKHMFGEQQEQDKALKELQQELSALGSQFLTKYRTFLKSKDLPSSEVPSSKHQGSGHHV from the exons ATGGCCCCTTTTCAGACCAATAAGGATCTGATCGCTACAGGAATAAGGGAATTTAATGTTCTGCTGAATCAGCAG gtcTTTACTGATCCTCTCATCCCCGAAGAAAACATGGTCACTGTGGTTGATGACTGGGTAAACTTGTACATCAACTATTACAAGAAGCACATGTTTGGGGAGCAGCAGGAGCAAGACAAGGCTCTGAAAGAGCTCCAGCAGGAGCTGAGTGCTTTGGGCAGCCAGTTTCTGACCAAATACAGGACCTTTCTGAAGTCCAAAGATCTCCCAAGCAGTGAAGTGCCTTCCTCAAAGCATCAAGGCTCAGGGCATCACGTCTAA